DNA sequence from the Bacillus sp. 2205SS5-2 genome:
ACTGAGAATGTCATACACTGTCTTTTCTAAGACATTGATAGTTTTAAAAGGGACATAGATGATATACTCGTTAGCTATGATCTCCATTTTGTAATTAGCTTTTAGAAACTGCTCTATACTTTCTATTGCTTTCACTTTTCCACGTACAAATTTACTGTTATTTTCTATTCGTAGCCACATTCTTATTTTTGCAGTGCTTCCTAGTTGAATCTGAGTTTGTTTACTTTTGCTTTCTTGTGCTGCACGTATGTAACGATACAATGTTGCTTGACTTATTCCGGTCATTTCCACAATATCGCTAATACTATATTCTCTAGAGTGATATAGATTTAGAGCTTTATTTATCTGTTTTTCTTTCACTTTGGGACGGCCACCATTTCTTCCCCTGGCTCTCGCACTCTCTAACCCCTCTTTTGTTCGTTGAGCAATTAAATCTCTTTCGAATTGGCTGAATGCCTGAAAGACAGTAAGCATGAGCTTACCTTGCGGTGTATTCGTATCAAAATTCTCTTTTACACTAATCAATTTGACAA
Encoded proteins:
- a CDS encoding recombinase family protein, giving the protein MNHYTYGYARVSTTQQDLVRQLDLLSNYNCIEVLTEKISGIKKDRPELIRLKDKVSPGDTIVVDSFSRLGRSTKDLIELVEYFESKIVKLISVKENFDTNTPQGKLMLTVFQAFSQFERDLIAQRTKEGLESARARGRNGGRPKVKEKQINKALNLYHSREYSISDIVEMTGISQATLYRYIRAAQESKSKQTQIQLGSTAKIRMWLRIENNSKFVRGKVKAIESIEQFLKANYKMEIIANEYIIYVPFKTINVLEKTVYDILSELDNEADMRNCFIEADVFFDELGLSW